CGTGGAGGTAGCTAGGGGCCGAAGGGTCCGTCCTCAGAAGTTTGAGGTTGATGGGGGAGCAAAAGAGATCCCGGTTCTGCACTGGGAGGAAATCGAGACCTTTGAAActtttctgccccctcccaaaaccccagagaatgagagagagagagagagagagcgcgcgagaCGGACTCTAGATCCTGGCGGTTCTGACGGTCGGGTTGAAATCCCGGCATCAAGGAATATTTCATTGTTTGTACCAAGTGGAACAGTGCGAAGAAGCGAGACCCCCCCTCCAAACTGGCTGGATGTTGAGCACACCTGGAGTGGGGGAGACCCACTGAATCCACGTCTCCCCCATCCCACCTTGGCAGCGGGAAAGCCGGAATTTGAACCTTCGTCCCTCCCCAAGCAAGTCCTGTCACCCTCCGATTCCTgtgaggggggggggcactttttgggggggggggggggggagaccagaACTTGTATCCTGGACCTGGTGCAAAGTGTCATCAAATCACCGTGTCTGACGGGAACGTATCTGCCAATGAACCAATGTTTCCCGTTtccctgcctctgccttgcaaaaGCACTTcgggccaccccaccccagactGGCCTGGACACAGGACGTCCATTGCGTAGCATCTCCAAGCTGCAGCTGTTCCTACCCCTCCTCCCGGCTAAGCCTCCGGTCCAGACGCGCATCTCGATTTCTGGACCCTCCTCTCCCCGGCCCTCACAAACGCAATCTTGCCCCGCTCAGCTCTGTCCACAAAGCCGCCGCGCAGCTGAGACCACGTCagcctcctctggctcccctcctccagcgTAGCCAACGCAAGCGTCTTGTCCTCACGCCCAACGGCGGCACGGACCATTCCCGGCCGACCTGTCTCCCCTCACCTCCGAGGAGCCCATCGCCCCAACCACCCCGGCCCGTGCTGATACCACGCTCTGTAACGGTGACCAGCACGGCCGCCCTGTGCTCCCCTGCCTGTATCTGAGCTTCTTGGGGAAAGAGTCCGTCTTGTCGTGTGTTTGCACAGAGCCTGGCCCCGGTCCGTGACGGAGGCCCTGTTAATTATCTGTATTACCCTAAGGAGTTCTCCAGCTCTTGAGCCATTCTCGGAGCTCTTCCAAGAGCTGTGATGTCTCTGGGCGAGTGACCACAGCCACCGAGAAGACAACTCCGAGACCAGGAAGCCacgtttttgttttaattaatccATTCACTGTACATACAAAGTATTAAAAAACCACCCAGACCTCTCGAGGGAAGCGACGCTTTCTGAACAGACACCCTAGCGAGCTGGTTCGGTCACGGAGACGCGCGGATGGGTATAACGGACACACCAGAAAGGAGCCGGTGGGTTAATGCCTCTGTAGCCAACCTTTAGCCTTCCCCAGCTTTGCCATCTCCCCGGCATGCCCCGGGAGCGCTCACAAGTGATGATGCGAAGGCCACCTGGTCTCCGCTGGAGATTTCGAGCAGCTGTTCCCAACAGGAACAAGTGGTGTGGGCCTCCTAGGATCCAGTTTCATCCTCTGCTCAGGCCTAAAGGACTCAATTATCCATCAGCTTCCCCCAGGTCTTGAGATACCACAGAAGACCCCAAACCAACCCACTGTCTGATGTCTGGGACAAAGATCCGGGACCTTTGTTctccactgggggtgggggtgggggtaaggagCTTCTGAGCTTGGGGACTTGCCTTCAGGAGAACTGGGGGTGAGCAAGGGAGATTTGGGGGTACAGCTGCCTCCAGCTCAACCATAGGACCTCAGGGTTTTGTCCCGCCAGCCTCTGTGGAAAAGCTGAGGATGGTCTCCTGCCCGTGGGACGATGGGGTATTCAGACCTGTCCTGAGTTGGGTTTGCAGCGGCTTCCAGGGAGAagacccctcccctcctccagtgTTGTGTCTAAAATAGCAAACGTCTCTTGTTTTAGCTCAGGGTCGGTCATCACTTCACCCCTTCGAGACACAGGCCAGAAGATGAGATTAgattctgggtgtgtgtgtctcaaAACCCTTCAGAAGGCAGGTGGCAGATTCAGGGGGTGCTGAGGTATCCCCCCCGCAATCCTGCCTGTAGTAGCTGGGTTTCCCTGGCCCCCTTCCTAGGCTGTGGGGGGCCTACAGAGGCCATgggaaaggagaggaggcagcTACTTGTGGGAGAGAGAAGACCAGGGAGAAGGCGACAGGCCTGGTGGAAGAAGACCAGAGAAAAGGCGACTGAGGGTGTGGAGTGGAGCCTGCTACTGACGCGTGTGGCGAGGCGGCCCCGGGAGGGAAACGCGTGTAGCAGAGAGGGGGTGGAGGTTAGGGCCGGGGGCTATTTCAGCAGCCACCACCCCAGCAGGGCTCCCAGCCCAGAAAGCAGGGGGAGCCCGGCGGCCCGGGGGGGCCCAGCAGCGTTGCACAGGTCGCTCTCGCAGCAGGTCCGATTGTAGCTGACCTCGAAGACGGCGTCCTTCTGCTCCGTCATGTTGCAGGTCTCGTGGGTCCGGCTGCAGCCGTACTTGGAGAACAGCGGGACCTTGCCTGCGGGGAGAGACCAAGGCAGCCGTGAGCCGGGGTTCAGGACGCCAAGGGTCTATTCCTGGCTTGAGGGGGGATCccggttctagccccagctctgggcaggggaaggggaggtgggagggtctTGCAGTCGCTCTTGGAAAGTGACCCCACCCCCCATAAGGTGGATCAgcagcagggtttgaaccctgGACCTCTGGGCCTTTGATCTAGAGACGAGATCTAGCACTAcctagcagtagtaggttgttattCTCTAGGGGACAAgtcacaggaggggcaggggcagcagccgGGATGTGTTATAGGAGCTTTATCCACCACTGACACAGAATCCAAACATCTCCACCGGCAGATCCCAGCAGCAGGAAGCCACATGAGACGGGGCAGGAGGGTCCCTGAGGCAGACACCTCTAGTACCATCCTCtaacccccatctcctccccctgccctgctcagagaGGGGAGCAACCCCCACGGGACCTCTCTGGACAGCTGGAGCTGCCCTCGAGCCGCTCCCTCCAGAGCCAAACCCTGGATTCGTTAGGTAACTTCTCAAGAGGGAAGGGAGCCTCCTTGGGACATGCCCCCCTGTTCTCCAGCCCCCATCTGCAGGGCACCCCCATTTCGAGAGAGAtccccccctttctcctcccgAGGGAGCTCTCCAACCTCAGGACTCTAGTTCTCGATGGACGTCTCCTAATTTCGCCAGCATCTTGCGTTCCTCTCGTCTTGCAGGAATTTGGATGCAGGTCTCTGCAGATCTCACCCCCATGTGAGGTCCTTGGGGACCCCCCCCTTGGAGAGACTCCCCTTAAGAGGCAACCAAGGctagtgcaaccccccccccaccgggagCGGACCTGGGCGTATGGGCGTCGCCCGCGTACAGGTGTGGCCGTGCGTAGTCGAGGGACTCATCCACTTGGTCCCTCGTCTCCATCAGCATCCAGCTGCTGTAGAATAAAGTCCGTCCCCCCGCCCAGAGCTCCCCCTAGAGGCCGGGTGTGCGTCGCCGCTCCTCCCCCTTGGGGGTCCCTGGGACTCACCAATGTAGGCCTTGGTGGTCTCGCAGACTTGCTGGCCCTGCGCCGTGCAGGGGCTGCGGGAGTGGAAGCAGAGTCTGCCCACCTGGAACTCGCAGACCCGGCAGATGAGGCCGTGAGCTGCACGGAAAGACAGGAGGTAAATCAGCAGAGAGTCACTccaagcagggggctgggagccaggactcctgggttctcgcctccggctctgggaggggagtgggggcagggccggctctagaccccagcgcggcaagcacgcgcgtggggcgaccctttcccgggggggtggcaggctgggccggcggacctgccgcagtcatgcctgcaggaggtccaccggagccccgggacgaccggacctcccgcaggcatgactgcggagggggcgctcgtcccacggctccagtggacctcccgcaggcatgactgcggacggttggctggtcccacggctcggctggacctcctgcaggcatgcctgcggcagctcaagcggagccgccggacctgcgaaccgtccgcagctgcaggaggtccagccgagccgcgggaccagcgaaccgtccgcagtcatgcctgcgggaggtccgctgctcctgcggctcgggggcgcctcccgggcatgactgcttggggcggccaaaaacgtagagccgcccctgagtgggggctagtggttagagcagtgggggctgggagccaggactcctgggttcttcacCCCTCACTTTTATCACCGCCCCAGAGCGCGCTAAGCTAAGCCATGGGAGCGAGGTGTCTGGGTGCAGTTTGCCGCGGCTGTTTTCTTTGCTGGATTGGCAAACTGCGAGGGGGTGGGAAGGACTCTGGCATCGAAACCCTGCACATGGGCACACACCCCACAGGGTGTGAgagagcctggggggcagggcgggcggGGAACCAACCTCCGAGAGGCCCTGACTCACTCGAGCGACTTACCCGGCCCTGGCGATTGGGACACGTAGGAAGCTGCCCAACAGCCGAGCGCACCTTATGCAGAGatgcggctgcttctggggcagagcacagctgccccccccagttccagcagagagatgcagctgcctctggggcgaAGCGCAGAAAGTGCCCTGCAATCCCGGTGCGCAGCCGCCTCCGAGCCACCAGGGACCGGGAACACGCCCCAAATCCTGCTGCTTGGGGTTTCACACGCTGGGCGTGGATTAAACACCTGACCCTGACCATTAGCCTATCACGGGAAAGCAGTATCGCCTAGTGGTCACAGCACCCAGCTGGggaggtcaggactcctgggttctttccctggctctgggaggggagtgggggctagtggttagagcggggagcggggggttgggagccaggactcctgggttctctcctcaggAATGTAAGCCTTCGCCGCAGCCCCGTGCATGCCAGGGAACGTACAGGAATGTGAAGAGTCCCTGAAGTGGGCGGAGGACGCCGAGGTTACCCGAGGTCAGCGTTCTAGTGGGGCGTTTCGAGCGCGCCAGCCACAGGGACACTGGAGCGAGTCGAGAGGGTTTTGAGTCATTCCAAGCGTCCACTCGACGCCCCCACGGCCCTGAAACCAGTCGTGCAgctccacagcccccccgccccgccccacaccCACAGACCAGCCGTCGCCGATCTCCCCGGTGCGCACCCCAGGGCGGATGAGCAAGGCCGTCACCCCACCCTCGTGGGACCAGAGCCCTCCCCACGTCACACAAGGGACTGACACCAATTCCAGAGTCTCTGCTTATTAAAAGTTAATTAAATGGagtctccccgcccccgcccccttcaaCGGGAAACATTTCCAACACGACACACAAGTACACACAGATTTTCTCTTCCCCCTTTAAacttggagggggaaaaaaagcagttTCAAGGTTCCCCATCCGGGAAGGGAGcttaaaaaaaatttcccctgGTAAGTTCCCCTCTccaagaggggagagaagcccCCAGTCTGCTCCTCAGGACAAAAAAAGCAACAAGAAAAGCAACTTCAAGGTCCCCCCCTTGAAACTGTGTTTTATTAATGACAGTTTCGAGTCCCCCCCACctctgggggagctgggagtcgcAGGCAGAAGCTGGGTTGGGGGCAGCCTCACCCCAAGGAGCTGGAAGCCCCCGAGCAAATCACAAgttctgggctgggcagggagacGGGCCAGGGACCCGTTTGCCTAAAGACACCCAGCGAGCCGGGAACCCCCAGCGAGccgctgccccccaggaccccaggag
The sequence above is a segment of the Mauremys mutica isolate MM-2020 ecotype Southern chromosome 12, ASM2049712v1, whole genome shotgun sequence genome. Coding sequences within it:
- the LOC123344923 gene encoding lymphocyte antigen 6 complex locus protein G6c-like isoform X2, whose product is MTSALERPIRILLPLPILIPSHPIQHWPRRENPPSLAHGLICRVCEFQVGRLCFHSRSPCTAQGQQVCETTKAYIGKVPLFSKYGCSRTHETCNMTEQKDAVFEVSYNRTCCESDLCNAAGPPRAAGLPLLSGLGALLGWWLLK
- the LOC123344923 gene encoding lymphocyte antigen 6 complex locus protein G6c-like isoform X1, which encodes MTSALERPIRILLPLPILIPSHPIQHWPRRENPPSLAPLSPAGMSNVLLRAVSLLLCCALAHGLICRVCEFQVGRLCFHSRSPCTAQGQQVCETTKAYIGKVPLFSKYGCSRTHETCNMTEQKDAVFEVSYNRTCCESDLCNAAGPPRAAGLPLLSGLGALLGWWLLK